Proteins found in one Populus alba chromosome 14, ASM523922v2, whole genome shotgun sequence genomic segment:
- the LOC118059333 gene encoding calpain-type cysteine protease DEK1 isoform X2: MEGDQHGIVLACAISGTLFASLGLGSCWILWAVNWRPWRIYSWIFARKWPYILQGPQLGILCRFLSLFAWIIVVSPVLMLIMWGSWLIVILHRDIIGLAVIMAGTALLLAFYSIMLWWRTQWQSSRAVAILLLLAVALLCAYELCAVYVTAGKNASQRYSPSGFFFGVSAIALAINMLFICRMVFNGNGLDVDEYVRRAYKFAYSDCIEMGPIPCSPEPPNPNELYPRQSSRASHLGFLYFGSLVVLLVYSILYGFTATEARWLGFITSAAVIILDWNMGACLYCFQLLQSRVVALFVAGTSRVFLICFGVHYWYLGHCISYAVVASVLLGAAVSRHLSVTNPLVARRDALQSTVIRLREGFRRKEQNTSSSSSEGCGSSVKRSSSVEAGPLGNIVDSGNQSTVQCTTDASNWNNVLCRNASSHEGINSDKSTESGRPSLALRSSSCRSVVQEPEAGMFGDKFFYQNNSLVVCSSSGLDSQCCESSASNSANQQLLDLNLALAFQERLNDPRITSMLKKRAREGDRELATLLQDKGLDPNFAMMLKEKNLDPTILALLQRSSLDADRDHRDNNDITIVDSNSVDNVMPNQISLSEELRLQGLEKWLQLSRFVLHHIAGTPERAWVLFSFIFIVETVIVAIVRPKTIKIINTVHQQFELGIAVFLLSLVVCSIMTFLRSLQVEEMAMTSKPRKYGIIAWLLSTGVGLLLSFLSKSSMLLGLSLTVPLMVACLSVAIPIWIHNGYHFWPQVQSAGHAGNHRPPGTKEGIVLIVCTIVFIGSVLALGAIVSAKPLDELGYRALTTGQKSFSSAYASPAYLGWVMASAIALIVTGVLPIVSWFATYRFSLSSAVCVGIFAVVLVAFCGVSYLEVVQSRDDQVPTKGDFLAALLPLVCIPALLSLCCGLLKWKDDDWKLSRGVYIFVIIGLLLLLGAISAVVVVVKPWTIGVAFLLILLLIVLAIGVIHHWASNNFYLTRTQTLFVCFLAFLLGLAAFLVGWFGGKPFVGASVGYFAFLFLLAGRALTVLLSPPIVVYSPRVLPVYVYDAHADCGKNVSGAFLMLYGIALATEGWGVVASLNIYPPFAGAAVSAVTLVVSFGFAVSRPCLTLKMMDDAVHFLSKDTIVQAITRSATKTRNALSGTYSAPQQSASSTALLVGDPTAARDKAGNLVLPRDDVMKLRDRLRNEELLVGSFFCQMRYRTFRCESASGLDHRREMCAHARILALEEAIDTEWVYMWDRFGGYLLLLLGLTAQAERVQDEVRLRLFLDSIGFSDLSAKKIKKWMPEDRRQFEIIQDSYLREKEMEEEILMQRREEEGKGKERRKALLEKEERKWKEIEASLISTIPNAGSREAAAMAAAVRAVGGDSVLSDSFARERVSSIARRIRTAQLARRALQTGVTGSVCVLDDEPTTSGRHCGEIDPSVCQSRKVSFSIAVMIQPESGPVCLLGTEFQKKECWEILVAGAEQGIEAGQVGLRLITKGDRQTTVAKEWSISATSIADGRWHIVTMTIDADLGEATCYMDGGFDGDQTGLPLSVGSSIWEQGTEVWVGVRPPIDMDAFGRSDSEGAESKMHIMDVFLWGRCLTEDEIASLHTAIGSTEFGMIDYHEDNWQWADSPPRVDEWDSDPADVDLYDRDDVDWDGQYSSGRKRRSDREGVVIDVDSFARRFRKPRIETQEEINQRMLSVELAVKEALCARGEANFTDQEFPPNDQSLYMDPANPPSKLQVVSEWMRPVEIVKESRLDSHPCLFSGAANPSDVCQVIVGF; encoded by the exons ATGGAAGGCGACCAGCACGGGATTGTACTGGCCTGTGCTATTTCAGGGACCCTTTTTGCCAGTTTGGGTTTGGGTTCGTGTTGGATTCTATGGGCTGTGAATTGGAGGCCATGGAGGATTTATAG TTGGATCTTTGCCAGAAAATGGCCATATATCCTACAAGGCCCTCAGCTGGGCATATTATGtcgttttctctctctttttgcaTGGATAATTGTTGTATCTCCGGTTCTAATGCTTATCATGTGGGGAAGCTGGTTAATTGTAATATTGCATCGCGATATAATTGGTCTGGCTGTAATCATGGCTGGTACTGCTCTTCTGTTGGCATTCTATTCAATCATGCTCTGGTGGAGAACACAATGGCAAAGTTCAA GGGCAGTtgctattcttcttcttctggctGTTGCCCTTCTCTGTGCATATGAATTATGTGCTGTGTATGTTACAGCTGGAAAAAATGCTTCTCAGCGATATTCACCCTCCGGTTTCTTTTTTGGTGTATCAGCTATTGCCTTGGCAATTAACATGCTCTTTATTTGCCGAATGGTCTTTAATG GGAATGGCTTAGATGTGGATGAGTATGTGCGGAGGGCATACAAATTTGCTTATAGTGATTGTATAGAAATGGGTCCAATTCCTTGCTCTCCAGAGCCACCTAACCCCAATGAATTATACCCTCGGCAATCCAGCAG GGCTTCACATCTTGGATTTCTATACTTTGGCTCGCTTGTGGTTCTTCTCGTCTATtccattttatatggttttACAGCAACAGAAGCACGCTGGCTTGGGTTCATTACATCAGCTGCTGTCATTATTCTTG ATTGGAACATGGGGGCATGCTTGTATTGTTTCCAGCTTCTTCAAAGCCGTGTGGTGGCACTTTTCGTTGCTGGCACATCTCGAGTTTTTCTTATATGCTTTGGGGTGCATTACTG GTATTTGGGTCATTGCATTAGTTATGCTGTTGTAGCATCTGTGCTGTTAGGTGCTGCTGTTTCTCGTCATTTGTCAGTCACAAATCCTTTAGTTGCTAGAAGAGATGCCTTACAGAGCACAGTGATTCGCCTCAGAGAGGGTTTTCGCAGAAAGGAACAGAACACTTCATCTAGCTCTTCTGAAGGTTGTGGCTCAAGTGTAAAACGTAGTAGCAGTGTTGAAGCAGGTCCACTTGGTAACATTGTTGATTCTGGTAACCAGTCCACAGTGCAGTGTACAACTGATGCTAGTAACTGGAATAATGTTCTATGTCGAAATGCCAGTTCTCATGAGGGGATCAATAGTGATAAAAGCACAGAAAGTGGAAGGCCAAGTTTAGCATTACGTAGCAGTTCTTGTCGTTCAGTTGTCCAAGAGCCTGAAGCGGGGATGTTTGGggataagtttttttatcagaATAATTCCCTAGTGGTTTGCTCTAGCAGTGGTCTTGATAGTCAATGCTGTGAATCTAGTgcatcaaattctgcaaatcaACAACTGTTAGATTTGAACCTTGCTCTTGCCTTTCAGGAAAGGTTGAATGATCCCAGGATTACATCTATGCTGAAAAAGAGGGCAAGGGAAGGTGATAGAGAATTGGCTACTTTACTGCAGGATAAGGGACTGGATCCTAATTTTGCCATGATGTTGAAGGAGAAGAACTTGGATCCCACTATCCTGGCATTACTCCAGAGGAGCAGTTTGGATGCAGATAGAGATCATCGTGACAATAATGATATCACAATTGTTGACTCAAATAGCGTTGACAATGTTATGCCCAATCAAATTTCTCTGTCAGAAGAACTAAGGCTTCAGGGGCTTGAAAAGTGGCTTCAGTTGTCTAGATTTGTTCTGCATCACATAGCAGGCACTCCTGAGCGAGCATGGGTGCTCTTTAGTTTCATCTTCATTGTGGAAACAGTTATTGTGGCAATTGTTCGTCCCAagacaattaaaattataaatacagTACATCAACAG TTTGAGCTTGGGATTGCAGTATTTCTATTATCTCTTGTTGTTTGCTCAATCATGACTTTTCTTCGGTCACTTCAAGTAGAAGAGATGGCCATGACATCAAAACCTCGCAAG TATGGTATTATTGCATGGCTGCTTAGCACTGGTGTTGGATTGTTGCTTTCCTTCTTGAG CAAATCGTCAATGCTTCTAGGATTATCCTTGACTGTTCCACTCATGGTGGCTTGTCTTTCTGTTGCAATTCCTATTTGGATTCACAATGGCTACCACTTTTGGCCTCAAGTGCAGTCTGCAGGTCATGCTGGAAATCATCGTCCTCCTGGTACAAAGGAG GGTATTGTTCTTATTGTTTGTACAATAGTATTTATTGGATCCGTGTTAGCTTTGGGTGCTATTGTGTCTGCAAAGCCGCTTGATGAATTGGGATACAGGGCATTGACCACTGGTCAGAAAAGCTTCAGTTCTGCTTATGCATCACCAGCATACCTTGGTTGGGTGATGGCATCTGCAATTGCTTTAATAGTCACTGGTGTGCTACCAATTGTTTCATGGTTTGCAACATATCGGTTTTCCCTGTCTTCTGCTGTATGTGTTGGGATATTTGCAG TTGTTCTTGTGGCATTTTGTGGTGTGTCCTATTTGGAAGTTGTCCAATCTAGGGATGACCAGGTTCCAACAAAGGGTGATTTTCTTGCTGCCCTACTTCCTCTTGTGTGCATTCCAGCATTGCTATCACTTTGCTGTGGATTGCTTAAATG GAAAGACGATGATTGGAAACTTTCTCGAggtgtatatatatttgttattattggtcttcttcttctgcttggTGCAATATCTGCTGTTGTAGTTGTGGTTAAGCCATGGACT ATAGGGGTAGCATTCCTCTTAATTCTTCTCCTGATCGTACTAGCTATTGGTGTTATCCATCATTGGGCTTCAAACAATTTCTATTTGACCAGGACACAGACGCTCTTTGTTTGTTTCCTTGCTTTTCTTTTGGGCTTGGCAGCATTTCTTGTTGGATGGTTTGGAG GAAAGCCTTTTGTAGGAGCATCCGTTGgttattttgcatttttgtttcttcttgctGGACGAGCATTGACT GTCCTGCTGTCACCACCCATAGTAGTTTATTCACCACGAGTACTGCCTGTTTATGTTTATGATGCCCATGCAGATTGTGGAAAGAATGTCAG CGGTGCATTTCTCATGCTTTATGGGATCGCTTTGGCAACTGAAGGATGGGGTGTTGTTGCCAGTTTGAATATTTATCCACCATTTGCTGGTGCTGCTGTATCTGCAGTTACTCTTGTTGTATCCTTCGGGTTTGCTGTCTCACGTCCATGCCTGACTTTAAAG ATGATGGATGATGCAGTTCATTTTCTCAGCAAGGATACCATTGTTCAAGCAATTACACGATCTGCTACTAAG ACAAGAAATGCTTTGTCTGGAACATATTCTGCACCTCAGCAATCTGCTAGTTCAACAGCTCTTTTGGTTGGGGACCCTACGGCTGCACGTGATAAGGCAGGGAACCTTGTGCTTCCTAGGGATGATGTCATGAAATTGAGAGACCGTCTAAGAAATGAGGAATTGCTAGTGGGATCTTTCTTCTGCCAGATGAGATACCGAACATTTCGATGTGAATCAGCTAGTGGTTTAGATCACAGAAGGGAAATGTGTGCCCATGCACGAATTTTGGCTTTAGAAGAGGCAATTGATACTGAATGGGTATATATGTGGGACAGATTTGGTGGTTACTTACTTCTTCTGCTTGGTTTGACTGCTCAAGCAGAAAGAGTACAG GATGAGGTACGCTTGAGGCTTTTTCTTGATAGCATAGGTTTCTCAGACCTAAGTGCCAAGAAAATCAAGAAGTGGATGCCAGAGGACCGTAGGCAATTTGAAATTATTCAGGATAG CTATCTGAGAGAAAAGGAGATGGAAGAGGAAATCTTAATGCAAAGACGTGAAGAGGAGGGCAAGGGTAAAGAAAGAAGGAAGGCCCTTTTGGAGAAGGAAGAACGCAAATGGAAGGAGATTGAAGCTTCTCTCATTTCCACAATTCCTAATGCTGGCAGCAGGGAGGCGGCAGCCATGGCAGCTGCAGTGCGTGCTGTAGGAGGTGATTCTGTTCTCAGTGATTCCTTTGCACGGGAAAGGGTTTCAAGCATTGCCCGTAGGATACGCACAGCTCAATTAGCTCGCCGAGCACTGCAG ACCGGAGTTACAGGTTCTGTATGTGTTCTTGATGATGAACCAACCACAAGTGGCAGGCACTGTGGTGAGATCGATCCCAGTGTATGCCAAAGTAGAAAGGTCAGTTTTTCCATTGCTGTTATGATCCAACCTGAGTCTGGACCAGTTTGCCTTCTAGGCACTGAATTTCAGAAGAAAGAATGCTGGGAAATTCTGGTGGCTGGTGCTGAGCAAGGTATTGAGGCTGGACAGGTTGGGCTTAGATTAATCACTAAAGGTGATAGGCAGACAACTGTTGCCAAGGAGTGGAGTATCAGTGCAACAAGTATTGCGGATGGAAG GTGGCATATTGTGACAATGACAATTGATGCTGATTTGGGTGAAGCAACTTGCTATATGGATGGTGGCTTTGATGGTGACCAAACTGGGCTACCATTGTCTGTGGGCAGTAGTATCTGGGAACAGGGGACAGAAGTTTGGGTTGGTGTTAGGCCACCAATAGATATGGATGCATTTGGAAGGTCAGATAGTGAAGGAGCCGAGTCTAAGATGCATATAATGGATGTTTTCTTATGGGGAAGGTGCTTAACTGAAGATGAGATTGCCTCGCTTCACACTGCGATAGGCTCAACGGAGTTTGGTATGATTGACTACCACGAAGATAATTGGCAGTGGGCAGATTCACCCCCCAGA GTTGATGAGTGGGATAGTGATCCTGCAGATGTAGATCTTTATGATAGGGATGATGTGGATTGGGATGGGCAATATTCAAGTGGGAGGAAAAGAAGATCAGATCGTGAAGGAGTGGTGATAGATGTTGATTCTTTTGCTAGGAGGTTTAGGAAACCTAGGATAGAAACCCAGGAAGAAATTAATCAACGAATGCTTTCGGTTGAATTGGCTGTTAAAGAAGCCTTGTGTGCTAGAGGAGAAGCAAATTTTACTGATCAGGAGTTTCCTCCGAATGATCAATCATTATACATGGATCCTGCAAATCCCCCTTCAAAGTTGCAG GTTGTCTCTGAGTGGATGAGGCCTGTGGAAATAGTTAAGGAAAGTCGTCTAGACTCCCACCCATGCTTGTTTTCTGGGGCTGCAAATCCCTCTGATGTTTGTCAG GTGATTGTTGGTTTCTAA